From Spea bombifrons isolate aSpeBom1 chromosome 6, aSpeBom1.2.pri, whole genome shotgun sequence, a single genomic window includes:
- the SH3BP1 gene encoding SH3 domain-binding protein 1 isoform X1 — protein MIQRHLNKMRQLANYGPGRSQDVTDMLTEDLLQADQQVEPVKKVAHLVGKRLASCMQSPIGSDIEKRLKKLALMSLSMAMADCIKEIDCESSLRRTLEMSCCVENSLAQDLVEFEMIMERDVIQPLNRLSEDELPGILKHRKQLQKLITDWNNIRNRLSQAQKNISGGQGGVSTGTPAKLESLKEEEEELRRRLEQSKDEYLSDLYQFMTKEEEYEKYFIRLLELQAEYHKKSLQHLIEALGELRDTLKQTAHSPGEKTPATVYGVPLETHLSRFDCEIAVPISACVKMLLTHGMQEEGLFRLAAGASVLKKLKASLGAGTSDLAEFTSEPHAVAGALKSYLRELPEPLMTSELFDEWMKAACTKEPEKRTECYREVCKKLPPGNFNNLRYLIKFLAKLAEHQDTNKMTPSNIAIVLGPNLLWAKSDGEPSLMNMASASPILVVNVVEGLINCAADVFPEDADFGIPEASATVSTAMSLHILEKPTQDQNDQQPQEEPLPSSPPPTSTVIEADCVIGPAVLAPEKSAPLKPLASIEEISPIGSPAEASPNTSRKVKRPAPQRPSGPPPIQPRAPSTTDNIEDYQSPKPTPRRNIGGSVRVPNVAPPQPPLPDKAASATAVDNDLSLKMPPPRPLPRNRIQSSEN, from the exons ATGATTCAAAGGCACCTCAACAAAATGAGACAGCTGGCCAACTATGGCCCAGGAAG GTCCCAGGATGTAACAGACATGCTGACTGAGGATTTGCTGcag gcagaccagcaggTAGAACCAGTGAAGAAAGTGGCTCATCTTGTTGGAAAACGTCTTGCTAGTTGTATGCAGAGCCCCATTGGCTCTGACATAGAGAAAAGGCTG AAAAAGCTTGCACTAATGTCTCTATCTATGGCAATGGCTGATTGTATAAAAGAGATTGACTGTGAGTCAAGCCTAAG GAGAACACTGGAAATGAGCTGCTGTGTGGAGAACTCCTTGGCTCAAGACCTGGTAGAATTTGAAATGATCATGGAGCGAGATGTAATACAGCCCTTAAACAGACTTAGCGAG GATGAATTACCTGGTATCCTAAAACACAGGAAACAACTCCAGAAGCTGATTACAGACTGGAACAATATAAGGAACAG ATTATCTCAGGCCCAGAAGAATATTTCTGGGGGGCAAGGAGGTGTCAGCACAGGGACACCAGCCAAACTGGAAAGTCttaaggaggaggaggaagagctaAGAAGACGACTTGAACAAAGCAAG GATGAATATTTGTCAGACCTTTATCAATTCATGACCAAGGAGGAGGAATATGAAAAATACTTTATCAGG CTCCTGGAACTGCAGGCTGAGTATCATAAAAAGTCCCTGCAACACCTGATAGAAGCGCTCGGAGAGCTCAGGGACACTTTGAAGCAGACAG CCCACTCCCCAGGAGAGAAGACACCTGCTACTGTTTATGGTGTACCACTGGAGACACATCTGTCTAGGTTTGACTGCGAGATTGCTGTGCCCATATCTGCCTGTGTTAAAATGCTCCTGACGCATGGAATGCAGGAAGAG GGCCTATTTCGATTAGCTGCTGGGGCCTCAGTTCTGAAGAAGCTTAAGGCCAGTCTGGGTGCAGGCACAAGTGACCTGGCTGAATTTACTTCTGAACCTCATGCTGTGGCAG GTGCACTGAAGTCATACCTGCGAGAGCTCCCTGAACCTCTAATGACCTCTGAACTCTTTGATGAGTGGATGAAGGCTGCTTG CACCAAAGAGCCTGAGAAACGCACAGAATGCTACAGAGAGGTCTGTAAGAAGCTACCACCTGGAAATTTTAACAATCTCCG GTATCTAATAAAATTTTTGGCAAAATTGGCAGAGCACCAAGATACAAACAAGATGACGCCCAGCAACATTGCAATTGTACTTGGTCCCAACCTATTGTGGGCCAAAAGTGATGG AGAACCCTCATTGATGAATATGGCATCAGCTAGCCCAATCCTGGTAGTGAATGTCGTTGAAGGGCTGATTAACTGTGCTGCAGATGTGTTTCCAGAAG ATGCAGATTTTGGAATTCCAGAGGCATCTGCCACAGTATCAACAGCAATGTCCTTACACATTCTAGAAAAGCCAACACAAGACCAAAATGACCAACAACCTCAAGAAGAACCTCTTCCTTCATCCCCTCCACCTACAAGCACAGTAAT AGAGGCTGATTGTGTAATTGGGCCTGCAGTGTTAGCTCCAGAAAAATCAGCACCACTAAAGCCTCTCGCATCAATTGAAGAGATCAGTCCCATTGGTAGCCCTGCAGAAGCCAGCCCCAACACTTCACGCAAAG TCAAGAGACCAGCTCCTCAGAGACCGAGTGGCCCACCCCCTATACAGCCTCGAGCTCCCTCTACCACTGATAATATAGAAGACTATCAAAGCCCCAAACCTACTCCACGAAGAAATATAGGGGGTAGTGTCAGAGTACCAAATGTTGCTCCACCGCAACCACCACTGCCAGACAAGGCTGCCAGTGCAACTGCAGTTGACAACGATTTATCTTTGAAGATGCCACCACCAAGACCACTGCCAAGAAACAGAATTCAGTCCTCAGAAAACTGA
- the SH3BP1 gene encoding SH3 domain-binding protein 1 isoform X2: MSCCVENSLAQDLVEFEMIMERDVIQPLNRLSEDELPGILKHRKQLQKLITDWNNIRNRLSQAQKNISGGQGGVSTGTPAKLESLKEEEEELRRRLEQSKDEYLSDLYQFMTKEEEYEKYFIRLLELQAEYHKKSLQHLIEALGELRDTLKQTAHSPGEKTPATVYGVPLETHLSRFDCEIAVPISACVKMLLTHGMQEEGLFRLAAGASVLKKLKASLGAGTSDLAEFTSEPHAVAGALKSYLRELPEPLMTSELFDEWMKAACTKEPEKRTECYREVCKKLPPGNFNNLRYLIKFLAKLAEHQDTNKMTPSNIAIVLGPNLLWAKSDGEPSLMNMASASPILVVNVVEGLINCAADVFPEDADFGIPEASATVSTAMSLHILEKPTQDQNDQQPQEEPLPSSPPPTSTVIEADCVIGPAVLAPEKSAPLKPLASIEEISPIGSPAEASPNTSRKVKRPAPQRPSGPPPIQPRAPSTTDNIEDYQSPKPTPRRNIGGSVRVPNVAPPQPPLPDKAASATAVDNDLSLKMPPPRPLPRNRIQSSEN; encoded by the exons ATGAGCTGCTGTGTGGAGAACTCCTTGGCTCAAGACCTGGTAGAATTTGAAATGATCATGGAGCGAGATGTAATACAGCCCTTAAACAGACTTAGCGAG GATGAATTACCTGGTATCCTAAAACACAGGAAACAACTCCAGAAGCTGATTACAGACTGGAACAATATAAGGAACAG ATTATCTCAGGCCCAGAAGAATATTTCTGGGGGGCAAGGAGGTGTCAGCACAGGGACACCAGCCAAACTGGAAAGTCttaaggaggaggaggaagagctaAGAAGACGACTTGAACAAAGCAAG GATGAATATTTGTCAGACCTTTATCAATTCATGACCAAGGAGGAGGAATATGAAAAATACTTTATCAGG CTCCTGGAACTGCAGGCTGAGTATCATAAAAAGTCCCTGCAACACCTGATAGAAGCGCTCGGAGAGCTCAGGGACACTTTGAAGCAGACAG CCCACTCCCCAGGAGAGAAGACACCTGCTACTGTTTATGGTGTACCACTGGAGACACATCTGTCTAGGTTTGACTGCGAGATTGCTGTGCCCATATCTGCCTGTGTTAAAATGCTCCTGACGCATGGAATGCAGGAAGAG GGCCTATTTCGATTAGCTGCTGGGGCCTCAGTTCTGAAGAAGCTTAAGGCCAGTCTGGGTGCAGGCACAAGTGACCTGGCTGAATTTACTTCTGAACCTCATGCTGTGGCAG GTGCACTGAAGTCATACCTGCGAGAGCTCCCTGAACCTCTAATGACCTCTGAACTCTTTGATGAGTGGATGAAGGCTGCTTG CACCAAAGAGCCTGAGAAACGCACAGAATGCTACAGAGAGGTCTGTAAGAAGCTACCACCTGGAAATTTTAACAATCTCCG GTATCTAATAAAATTTTTGGCAAAATTGGCAGAGCACCAAGATACAAACAAGATGACGCCCAGCAACATTGCAATTGTACTTGGTCCCAACCTATTGTGGGCCAAAAGTGATGG AGAACCCTCATTGATGAATATGGCATCAGCTAGCCCAATCCTGGTAGTGAATGTCGTTGAAGGGCTGATTAACTGTGCTGCAGATGTGTTTCCAGAAG ATGCAGATTTTGGAATTCCAGAGGCATCTGCCACAGTATCAACAGCAATGTCCTTACACATTCTAGAAAAGCCAACACAAGACCAAAATGACCAACAACCTCAAGAAGAACCTCTTCCTTCATCCCCTCCACCTACAAGCACAGTAAT AGAGGCTGATTGTGTAATTGGGCCTGCAGTGTTAGCTCCAGAAAAATCAGCACCACTAAAGCCTCTCGCATCAATTGAAGAGATCAGTCCCATTGGTAGCCCTGCAGAAGCCAGCCCCAACACTTCACGCAAAG TCAAGAGACCAGCTCCTCAGAGACCGAGTGGCCCACCCCCTATACAGCCTCGAGCTCCCTCTACCACTGATAATATAGAAGACTATCAAAGCCCCAAACCTACTCCACGAAGAAATATAGGGGGTAGTGTCAGAGTACCAAATGTTGCTCCACCGCAACCACCACTGCCAGACAAGGCTGCCAGTGCAACTGCAGTTGACAACGATTTATCTTTGAAGATGCCACCACCAAGACCACTGCCAAGAAACAGAATTCAGTCCTCAGAAAACTGA